Proteins encoded in a region of the Candidatus Nitrosomarinus catalina genome:
- a CDS encoding Lrp/AsnC family transcriptional regulator: protein MYKDKIDEKIIGYLKEDSRESFVDIGKKLKLSESAVRRRVKNLVDSKTISKFTIEIGEDNVTSAIVLVSVDSATDTSKVSAKLAKLEGVKTVYEITGQYDITTIMSGSSIAEINNSIDALRKISGVVDTNTVIILRKVA, encoded by the coding sequence ATGTATAAGGATAAAATAGATGAAAAAATAATAGGATATCTTAAAGAGGATTCAAGAGAATCATTTGTAGATATTGGGAAAAAACTTAAACTTTCAGAATCAGCAGTTAGACGAAGGGTTAAAAATTTAGTAGACAGTAAAACAATTAGTAAATTTACAATTGAAATTGGAGAAGATAATGTTACAAGTGCAATTGTTTTAGTATCAGTCGATTCTGCTACAGACACATCAAAAGTTTCAGCAAAACTTGCTAAACTAGAAGGAGTAAAAACAGTTTATGAAATAACAGGACAATACGATATTACAACAATAATGAGTGGTTCAAGTATTGCAGAAATTAATAACAGTATTGATGCTTTAAGAAAAATTTCTGGAGTAGTAGATACCAATACTGTAATAATTTTAAGAAAAGTTGCGTAA
- a CDS encoding LeuA family protein codes for MKDPNHYANIYNAYEKNPKKIRVLDSTLREGEQHPGVSFTNKQRIQIAWMLDYFGVDQIEISPVVSKDHQEATKTIIKQGLTADIVSHGRALKQDIDVSLDCDAKWCAAYLGISDIHLKDKLRISREEALERAVETVEYAKSHGLKIRFTVEDGSRAEPEFLLKVCKAIEEAGVDRISLPDTVGILRPIGMFNFVKKVREVVDVPLDAHVHNDIGFAVANAFSACDAGVDQIHTTIDGIGERTGIPPLAEVAVALTYLYKSPNDFRLDMLLDLSKLIEDYTEIKPYDSKPIVGSAAYKHKAGTHLAAILRNPAAYEPIPPRAVGNRRRIVFGELAGKTGAAYLMSLLGLEKDDIGAKAVASGLKNLRMGDLIEIPLEDRLEKKIIEDK; via the coding sequence ATGAAAGATCCGAATCACTATGCAAATATCTACAATGCATATGAAAAAAATCCAAAAAAAATTAGAGTATTAGATAGTACATTAAGAGAAGGTGAACAACATCCAGGTGTTTCATTTACAAATAAACAAAGAATTCAGATTGCATGGATGTTAGATTATTTTGGAGTTGATCAAATTGAAATTTCTCCAGTAGTCTCAAAAGATCATCAAGAAGCAACTAAAACAATTATCAAACAAGGATTAACAGCAGATATAGTTTCACATGGTCGTGCACTTAAACAAGACATTGATGTTTCATTAGATTGTGATGCAAAATGGTGTGCAGCATATTTAGGAATATCAGACATACATCTTAAAGATAAACTTCGAATATCAAGAGAAGAAGCATTAGAAAGAGCTGTAGAAACTGTAGAATATGCAAAATCACATGGATTAAAAATTAGATTTACAGTAGAAGATGGTAGCAGAGCAGAACCAGAATTTTTACTTAAAGTTTGTAAAGCAATTGAAGAAGCAGGAGTAGATAGAATAAGTCTACCAGATACAGTAGGAATTTTACGTCCAATTGGAATGTTTAACTTTGTAAAGAAAGTTAGAGAAGTAGTAGATGTACCATTAGATGCACATGTACATAATGATATAGGATTTGCTGTTGCAAATGCATTTTCAGCTTGTGATGCAGGTGTTGATCAAATTCATACAACTATTGATGGAATTGGTGAAAGAACAGGAATTCCACCACTTGCAGAAGTAGCAGTAGCATTGACTTACTTGTATAAATCACCAAATGATTTTAGATTAGATATGCTATTGGATTTATCAAAACTAATTGAAGATTATACAGAAATCAAACCGTATGATTCAAAACCAATTGTTGGTTCAGCTGCATACAAACACAAAGCAGGCACACACCTTGCAGCAATTCTACGCAATCCAGCAGCATATGAGCCAATTCCACCAAGAGCTGTAGGAAATAGGAGACGAATTGTATTTGGAGAATTAGCAGGAAAAACAGGTGCAGCTTATTTGATGTCATTATTAGGATTAGAAAAAGACGACATAGGTGCAAAAGCAGTTGCATCAGGGCTAAAAAATCTCAGAATGGGAGATCTAATAGAAATCCCACTTGAAGATAGACTCGAAAAAAAGATTATTGAAGATAAATAA
- a CDS encoding aspartate aminotransferase family protein has product MSEDQHMGNLYQRFPVTIEKGVDAHVWDIEGKEYIDCMGGYGVALVGHQNQRVNKAIKEQVDKIITVHSSLYNKTREGFLKKLIEIAPEGLTQVHLNNSGAEAVEAAMKFARKFTGKKGMVAMKGSYHGKSFGALSLTFNPKYRKAFAPLVEKVTFASFGDMDSLRSAIDEDTALIILEPIQGESGIVVAPDGFLQEVRKLCDEKGILLVFDEIQAGLGRTGRLWAGEHWNTVPDILCLAKGIAGGVPMGATLVKPGILAAISKGEHSSTFGGNPISCAAGIAALTSLTEDGLIENSKKMGEIFREGLEKLKEKHTMIREVRGKGLMIGVEMKFEVKDILMGLIEEGVLMLYSGRNILRILPPLVIKEEDVTKVLHALDVVLTKEEEKRNV; this is encoded by the coding sequence ATGAGTGAAGATCAACATATGGGTAATCTCTATCAGAGATTTCCAGTTACAATTGAAAAAGGTGTGGATGCACATGTATGGGACATAGAAGGAAAAGAGTATATCGATTGTATGGGAGGATATGGTGTCGCATTAGTTGGACATCAAAATCAAAGAGTTAACAAAGCAATAAAAGAACAAGTTGATAAAATAATTACAGTACATAGTTCATTATACAATAAAACACGAGAAGGATTTTTGAAAAAACTTATCGAAATAGCTCCAGAAGGATTAACACAAGTACATCTAAACAATAGTGGTGCAGAAGCCGTTGAAGCTGCAATGAAATTTGCAAGAAAGTTTACTGGAAAGAAAGGAATGGTTGCAATGAAAGGATCATATCATGGAAAATCATTTGGAGCATTGTCATTAACATTTAATCCAAAATATAGAAAAGCATTTGCACCATTGGTTGAAAAAGTTACTTTTGCATCATTTGGAGATATGGATTCGCTACGTTCTGCTATTGATGAAGATACAGCTTTAATTATTTTAGAACCAATTCAGGGTGAAAGTGGTATTGTAGTTGCCCCAGACGGATTTTTACAAGAAGTTAGAAAATTATGTGATGAAAAAGGAATCTTATTAGTTTTTGACGAAATTCAAGCAGGATTAGGAAGAACAGGACGATTATGGGCTGGCGAACACTGGAATACAGTTCCAGATATCTTATGTTTGGCAAAAGGAATTGCAGGAGGAGTGCCAATGGGTGCTACATTAGTTAAACCAGGTATTTTAGCTGCCATAAGTAAAGGAGAACACTCATCAACATTTGGAGGTAATCCAATATCTTGTGCAGCAGGAATTGCAGCACTAACATCATTAACAGAAGATGGCTTAATTGAAAATTCCAAAAAAATGGGAGAAATTTTTAGAGAAGGGTTGGAAAAATTAAAAGAAAAACACACAATGATCAGAGAAGTAAGAGGAAAAGGACTAATGATTGGAGTTGAAATGAAATTTGAAGTAAAAGATATTTTGATGGGATTAATTGAAGAAGGTGTTTTAATGTTGTACTCAGGACGAAATATTCTCAGAATATTACCACCTTTAGTAATTAAAGAAGAGGATGTAACAAAAGTTTTACATGCTTTAGATGTTGTATTAACTAAAGAGGAAGAAAAGAGAAATGTATAA
- the lysW/argW gene encoding alpha-aminoadipate/glutamate carrier protein LysW produces MSKCEECDADISIPSDALEGEIVTCPECGASFELAKGSDGFDLKPAQTVGEDWGQ; encoded by the coding sequence ATGTCAAAATGTGAAGAATGTGATGCAGATATCTCAATACCAAGTGATGCACTTGAAGGAGAAATTGTAACATGTCCCGAATGTGGCGCAAGTTTTGAATTAGCAAAAGGTTCAGATGGTTTTGATCTAAAGCCTGCTCAAACAGTTGGCGAGGATTGGGGCCAGTGA
- a CDS encoding [LysW]-aminoadipate/[LysW]-glutamate kinase — MITIKIGGSVVDDLHQSTISDIKKIAETEGIIIVHGGGKEVTKVCEQLGKEPKFVTSPSGIKSRYTDKETAEIFTMVMSGRINKTIVQMLQKNGINAIGLSGVDARVIEADRKKKLIIMNEKGRKQAIDGGYTGKIKNVNSEFIKSLLEKGLTPVISPIAISEESEFLNIDGDRAAAYVAGSVKSDKVLFITNVDGLLMEDKVVPKLTLAEAKEIRPKIGPGMEKKILASTEALDMGVKQAFIANGQKENPISTAIAHDNCTVIEHE; from the coding sequence ATGATTACGATTAAAATTGGCGGAAGTGTTGTAGATGATTTACATCAATCAACAATTTCAGACATTAAAAAAATTGCAGAAACGGAAGGCATCATAATTGTTCATGGTGGAGGAAAAGAAGTTACAAAAGTATGTGAACAATTGGGAAAAGAACCTAAATTTGTAACTTCACCGAGTGGAATTAAAAGTCGATATACAGACAAGGAAACTGCGGAAATTTTTACCATGGTTATGTCAGGTAGAATTAATAAAACAATTGTCCAGATGCTTCAAAAAAATGGAATTAATGCAATTGGGTTATCAGGTGTAGATGCGAGAGTCATTGAAGCCGACAGAAAAAAGAAACTCATAATCATGAATGAAAAGGGCAGAAAACAAGCAATTGATGGAGGATATACAGGAAAAATTAAGAATGTAAATTCAGAATTTATAAAATCATTATTAGAAAAAGGACTAACACCAGTTATTTCTCCAATTGCAATTAGTGAGGAATCAGAATTTCTTAACATAGATGGAGACAGGGCTGCGGCATATGTGGCTGGAAGTGTAAAAAGTGACAAAGTATTATTCATAACAAACGTAGACGGACTATTAATGGAAGATAAAGTTGTTCCAAAATTAACATTAGCTGAAGCAAAAGAAATTAGACCTAAAATAGGTCCAGGTATGGAAAAAAAGATTTTAGCTTCAACTGAAGCACTAGATATGGGTGTAAAACAAGCTTTTATTGCAAATGGTCAAAAAGAGAATCCTATTTCAACAGCTATTGCACACGATAATTGTACGGTGATTGAACATGAGTGA